AAATAATTAGGGTCTGCTGAAAAACATATCAGACCCTTGATTACACTGATTACAGAATTGATTACACAGATTATGATTGACGGTGAATCGGTGTAATCTTGCCGTTATCTGTGTAATCAAGGGCTTAATGAAAAATATTTTCGTAACAAAAAGTGCAAGTTTTTTGATGAAATGCGCGTTAAAACCGTGCACTTCTAAGTTCTTTTTTTTCATATAACTTATTAATAATTCAATCATTAGTTTTATTTTTCAGTAAGCCCTAATTATTATTCAAAAACACCTATAAAAGGCAATCCTCTATGTTTTCCGTTATAATCCAAACCATATCCTACCACAAATTGTTTAGGAATTTTAAAACCAGCATAATCAATATCAACCGGGATTTTGCGCGCATCACTTTTATCCAGAAGAACGCATATTTTCAGCGAAGAAGGATTTTTTGAAAGAATGCTCCTTCTAACCTGATCAAGCGTAAAACCCGTATCAATTATATCTTCAACTAAAAGAACATTTTTTTCCGAAGGATCATTTCGCATTTCTTTCAAAATATTAACTTTGCCGGTACTCTTTGAGCCTTCATAAGAAGAAACCGAAACAAAATCTATGCTAAAATTTATTTTAAGCTCTCGTATTAAATCTGAAAGAAATACTATACTTCCATCAAGAATTGCTACTAAAAGAACTTCTTTTTTAAAATAATCCCTGGAGATTTCTTCGGCAAGTTCCTTTATTCTTTCTTTTATCCTTTTCTCGCTTATTAAAATCCCTTTTATCCACGCACCAGAAGACCGCGGGTTTACCCGTGTGGATGTCATGCCTGAGGCAGATCCCTGCCCGCCGGCAGGCGCGGCGCCTTGGGCGGAAATGGTCTTTGGTGCGGTCCGCCGCGGCGGACGCTCCACGTGTAA
This region of Elusimicrobiota bacterium genomic DNA includes:
- the hpt gene encoding hypoxanthine phosphoribosyltransferase; this encodes MTSTRVNPRSSGAWIKGILISEKRIKERIKELAEEISRDYFKKEVLLVAILDGSIVFLSDLIRELKINFSIDFVSVSSYEGSKSTGKVNILKEMRNDPSEKNVLLVEDIIDTGFTLDQVRRSILSKNPSSLKICVLLDKSDARKIPVDIDYAGFKIPKQFVVGYGLDYNGKHRGLPFIGVFE